The following DNA comes from Megalobrama amblycephala isolate DHTTF-2021 linkage group LG20, ASM1881202v1, whole genome shotgun sequence.
gagagccatgtcagaagtctgtgattcagctcattacccgctaatgcagccacgcccacggagggagcgctattcaagtatgaattaaaaacacagtatccagcactcatagtgatgacaataaatattacttctaagtatagaaatttgacataaatatataagaatccatcattatttctccaaatgtgcatgcctttaagctaaaagcctatatgaaatgccacagaggtaacataattgttcagacactttgcatcacagaaatacatgatattttaaagaatataatagaataccattattttaaattgagctgagacatgattacagagggtttttttcacagcctacctggctgaaaggcctcattaatatgcaagtcatttcaggtcattattatgtgattcttttgtcttctcaggtgtaaatggcccattatttaTGCAGATTCACAcctcctcgcatactgtgtttcttgacaaaaagtgtcttacaaaatttaaatctctctattgttttatattaaagagtagtcagcataatttttacataattcttaagcaaaaactctagtctacaaccccCAAtaaccagaagtcttgtgaacacagatttaatatactttttttggccttatttcagtgacttaagttttttgttttttcaataaccacgcataaacattattccttcaaaaacacaaacatgtacatacatgttcctcacatattattgtagcctagtttgtgctgaatacagtgtaatgacactttttccattaatatgtttatgaacaactgaaaaaagcacaaatgtcagagcatgtcaaaacttctccaagccccaaatcagcctcagactccagagggttaaggccgaaacaatgagctcactgaagtaatgaatacatgttaacaatgattaggatatatagaaagaTTTGCATATTGCATTGGTAAACCTGATTTTGGGACAGATTCATAGCTCACAGAAAATGTACAGAAGCCTTATCTAAGGCCTAGATTGCATCCTTCAATTTGGTGAAAGAAGAAGAATGGAATGGAGCAAATTTCtcattaattttcatttgtgaAAAATGTAGTGAGCTATCCCAACATAAACATAAcctaatgttaatttaaaaaaaaagaagaaaaaaaaaaagacaataaatatGGAAGTGTATGGGTAGCAATAttcaatttgaaatgtaatatgcaaaatggcaatgcatttctgtaattaaatttacattttccattCAATATTTGCAACGTTTGGAGCAAAATTtttcaataatataatttacatttgctATTTCCTATTTTtaacatataatttaaacatacattttaacactttaaaagttgcaaaattaaaatgtattatggaaatgattatatatattgAACACGTTCAAGCTAAATATGTTGACTATGTAAAAACATAAAGCTTCCACCTGTACATAAACATAgcataaaatacaaatttaaaggatttacaattattacaattactAATATTACGATTCTTTATTCATACTAAGTATAAACcactataaaaagaaaaaatactttATGGGCACATTTACAAAATGAGAACTGTGCACCCTTGTGCTCTACCATCTCACCAGGGAACACCTTCAAGTAATAATGGGCCAATATTCACTATGGGTAGAAGAGCTACTGTATATAACAGAGACATAACTCAGTCTTACGCTCTCTGAACCATGATCAGCAATGgaaatctttaatattttgcTATTTTTCTCTTTGCTATACATGTACACTGGCTCAGCATGCCAGCTGCTTGGTAAATTTGAAATGCCTAGTATTTTTAAAGCAGGGGACATAATGATTGGAGGAATTTTTCCCATTTTTAATAAACAAGAAAATGTAATTGCCTCTTTTGAGAGAAAAATGCAAAGGATTAATTGTACAGGGTAAGTTCAAAAGCAtgtttgtgattaaaatatgatATTATTGGCAATGCATTGTTTTTCTTGTCAAATTTATTGAACAGATTTGACCTACGTGCCTTTCGCTGGACTCAAGTCATGATGTTTGCAATAGATGAAATAAACCAAGATGAGGGTTTGCTTCCTAACATTTCTTTGGGCTATAAAATAATGGATTCTTGTGCTTCTCCCACTAATGTTTTGCGTGCGTCTTTCACACTGGTGAGTGAGCAGAAGGAAGAGGAATCTACAACTCAGTGTCACCTTCCTCTTACAGCTCTTGTAGCTGAATCAGGATCATCACAGTCCTTAGCTGTTGCTGGAACACTTGGACCATTCAAAGTGCCAATggtaattttaaaattaatcaatCCTGCAAAGTAATTGCATTTAAGTGTTCCTGATCATGTAATAGTCAATTAACTGTATAATTTATACTATGTTTTAATTGAATCTAGGTAAGTTACTTTTCAACATGTGCATGTCTGAGTGACAGAAGAAAATATCCATCTTTTTTTCGTACAATTCCAAGTGACTACTACCAAGCAAAAGCCTTAGCCTCCCTTGTAAAACGATATGGATGGACTTGGATTGGAGCTTTGCAGTCTGACAATGATTATGGAAGAAATGGGATTTCAGCTTTCATAAAGGAGGTGGATAAAATGGGAGTTTGCATTGCATTTGTAGGCACAGTTTTAAGAACATATCCCCAAAGTAAAATCATTGAAGTTGTTGAAATGATAAAACAATCTACGGTAAAAGTGATCCTGGCTTTTGTACCAGAGGGAGATCTCTATCCCCTAATGAAAGaaattgtgaaacaaaacatcACAGGAATCCAGTGGATTGCAAGTGAAGCCTGGGTAACTGCAGCAAGGCCTTCTACCCCTGAAATATTCAAGTCTTTTGGAGGCACAGTTGGATTTGTGGTACGGAAGATGGCTATGCCCAAACTAGGACCTTACCTGAAAAACATCAGTCCTTATTCTCCCTCACAATCTTCTTTTGTCAGTGACTTTTGGGAAACAATGGTTGGCTGTAAGCCATGTCTTAATTGTGAGCCACTGCCATCTGCAAATGTTACACGCAACAGCCAAGTGTGCACAGGAGAAGAAAAACTAAATTACACAGACAAATTCTTTGATGTAACACAAGTAAGAGTAACATATAAGGTGTATCAAGCTGTGTATGCAATTGCACATGCTATTCATAAATTGCTGTTTTGTCAAAAGGGTGAAAATAGTCTTTTGAGACAGTGCCTAAATGTATCCCAGATAACTCCTAAACTGGTGAgaaaattgtttaatttattttaacatttaaaagtcaTAATTCAACAGTTTAACTACAGAGTATTATACTTAACTATATTATACTTCATTCCAAGGTCAGCGATCAGTTACAGAGGGTATCTTTTGTAGACGGATATGGAGAAAATGTGTTCTTTGATGAGAACGGAGACCCACCTGCATCCTACGAGGTCATAAACTGGCAGCTAAGAGAGGGGGAGGTACAACATGTTACTGTGGGCTATTTCAGTACATCTACAGATGGAACATATAAACTTACAGTTAAAGAGGACAACATCCGCTGGAACACAGGAAATTCGGTACATAAAACATTTCATAACTTGCTCATCCAAAACACCCCAAAGTAGCTCAATAATATTCATATGTGGTCACTGTGCAGACCGTGGTAGATGTTCAACTtcaatttcatgttcatcaaACCCCTCTGCCACTAGTCTTGctgtgtgtatttgtgcatTATCATCTTAATACACACCACCACTTTCAGGGTGCACATGGTCCTCAAGAATGGTTTGGTAGTCCTTGGCAGTGCCGTGATTATTTAGCATAAGTAGTTGGTGATATTGCAGCCCAAGCCATCACTGATCCACCCCTGTGCCTTACCCTGGGCACACAACAGACTGGGTAGTACATTTCTTTGGGGCTTCTCCACACCGTAACTCTGCCACATGTAGGAAAGACAGTGAAGGTGGACTCATCAGAGAACAATATATGTTTCACATTGTCCTCAGCCCAAGATTTCCAATGCTGGCACCATTGAAACCGACGTTTGGCATTGGCACGAGTGACCATGTATGTTGACCCTGTGGAGCTCCTGAGGAACaattttggtggaaacaggAGAGTCAACTTGCATATTTAATTCTGCAGTGGGTTGGGCAGCTAAAGACCAAAAAGACTTGCTGTCCTGGTCACTGATGCGCTAGCAAGACACACAACAACAGTTTGTCCTATTTTGAGCTCTGATATGTCTCCCAAAATGTTGTGGGTATTTTATGTACAGCTGTGCTATTGCTCTGCTAATTCAACATTCTCTCTCTGTTCTTATGCTCTTATTGATGGAATCTGAAATCAGTGaagatatatacatatatt
Coding sequences within:
- the LOC125255808 gene encoding extracellular calcium-sensing receptor isoform X1, with product MEIFNILLFFSLLYMYTGSACQLLGKFEMPSIFKAGDIMIGGIFPIFNKQENVIASFERKMQRINCTGFDLRAFRWTQVMMFAIDEINQDEGLLPNISLGYKIMDSCASPTNVLRASFTLVSEQKEEESTTQCHLPLTALVAESGSSQSLAVAGTLGPFKVPMVSYFSTCACLSDRRKYPSFFRTIPSDYYQAKALASLVKRYGWTWIGALQSDNDYGRNGISAFIKEVDKMGVCIAFVGTVLRTYPQSKIIEVVEMIKQSTVKVILAFVPEGDLYPLMKEIVKQNITGIQWIASEAWVTAARPSTPEIFKSFGGTVGFVVRKMAMPKLGPYLKNISPYSPSQSSFVSDFWETMVGCKPCLNCEPLPSANVTRNSQVCTGEEKLNYTDKFFDVTQVRVTYKVYQAVYAIAHAIHKLLFCQKGENSLLRQCLNVSQITPKLVSDQLQRVSFVDGYGENVFFDENGDPPASYEVINWQLREGEVQHVTVGYFSTSTDGTYKLTVKEDNIRWNTGNSIPKAVCSDTCPNGTRKAQIKGRPVCCFDCIPCADGSISNTTGSADCTLCPEEYWSNERRDKCVMKIIEFLSYTETMGIILTALSLFGASLTVAIMTVFIHFRETPIVKANNSELSSLLLVSLFFCFLCPLTFIGEPTMWSCMLRHTAFGVIFALCISCVLGKTIVVVTAFRATLPGNKLAGRFGPVQQRVIVFSCTAVQIVICVLWLIINPPFPEKALKYYNKKIILECNTGSDVAFYAVLGYIGLLSAICLILAFLARKLPDNFNEAKFISFSMLIFCVVWVTFIPAYISSPGKYTVAVEIFAILSSAFGLLLCIFVPKSYIILIKPEKNTKKHLMGKFQKASL
- the LOC125255808 gene encoding extracellular calcium-sensing receptor isoform X2, with product MEIFNILLFFSLLYMYTGSACQLLGKFEMPSIFKAGDIMIGGIFPIFNKQENVIASFERKMQRINCTGFDLRAFRWTQVMMFAIDEINQDEGLLPNISLGYKIMDSCASPTNVLRASFTLVSEQKEEESTTQCHLPLTALVAESGSSQSLAVAGTLGPFKVPMVSYFSTCACLSDRRKYPSFFRTIPSDYYQAKALASLVKRYGWTWIGALQSDNDYGRNGISAFIKEVDKMGVCIAFVGTVLRTYPQSKIIEVVEMIKQSTVKVILAFVPEGDLYPLMKEIVKQNITGIQWIASEAWVTAARPSTPEIFKSFGGTVGFVVRKMAMPKLGPYLKNISPYSPSQSSFVSDFWETMVGCKPCLNCEPLPSANVTRNSQVCTGEEKLNYTDKFFDVTQVRVTYKVYQAVYAIAHAIHKLLFCQKGENSLLRQCLNVSQITPKLVSDQLQRVSFVDGYGENVFFDENGDPPASYEVINWQLREGEVQHVTVGYFSTSTDGTYKLTVKEDNIRWNTGNSVHKTFHNLLIQNTPK